A genomic segment from Brachyhypopomus gauderio isolate BG-103 unplaced genomic scaffold, BGAUD_0.2 sc52, whole genome shotgun sequence encodes:
- the LOC143488536 gene encoding insulin receptor substrate 1-B isoform X2, which yields MSLQWKGVMYRKALCDGNTGDYGVPTPGPAFKEVWQVKVWPKGLGQAKNLVGIYRLCLTDKTVNFVKLNSDAAAVVLQLMNVRRCGHSENFFFVEVGRSAVTGPGEFWMQVEDSVVAQNMHETLLEAMKALSEEFRQRSKSQSATAGGGGGATASNPISVPSRRHHPNPPPSQVGFMRRPRTEPPGGNGGGGGSSNNASPTPRHGFPRARTASDGGKVEEGVSVGSGGVASSSSPTTNGSCSSTPILRSTSVRAPTPVKAQHALMRSISTPAPSPGQNTSSSSGQGSEYGSMGTGTAGGSGGGNGGTYSQIPLCQPSVSGSLSDCGSSDEYGSSPGEHSLLSQGGSAGSSGGQSLGDETTNYILMAQRGPSKSLPSQNSLPQTRRLLRRSSSRECEAERRLVSKRASLPPMPLERLTPHRRGRDVEAEEDDYAVMSRSTSRESFSSRQDSETTPAGTGYLDIAAEAKAETGSSVPGGSVTGSGNGAVDNGYMSMLPGVTASPASLSHSLSTSVSDSDSKPTDDYMAMTPNNSISAPQQIRFPTAGTDGYMMMSPNSSCSPDQRGVPAAWVANSSADSKAGSDYMNMSPISVRSASSTPPPHESLAASNQHPQQPPPKMVYSYYSLPRSYKHNTPTRFEDGPGRGKLLGTGSGNGDGQGHGSGRASSQCQELRVGQHLSLSSSSYSSSSASSESLGESEDKLAQATRAVAGAHVKDAGSMQPRRGGSGVGRHGLNQRNRPLSLFVDVSKANTLPRVRETPLPPEPKSPGEYVSIEFKSEISSRGGVSTMRGLRQVGSIPPASHCPLPRPSSCVAGFLPLSCSPSTIPPPSASEYVNMELGASPSPSSSSLSLTPLGFPSFPTPPTPPAAAPKTWGELRSTPQNEEEPEAEMGRAGLSSVCQSGDSPVECADYTEMAFGLCSGATTSTTSPKATLTDRPEAISPTLGLNLDFPPSKGLNPDHGAKVIRADPQGRRRHCSETFLPPSSLSSCPVSSSSSMSVFSEHTQVMARRLGLDGTLWSSSTTLDSSSPQYANSGLISLPTTQASFMEQGLNYIDLDLATKESLHPSVDVQTAAQTPATRHLSSVFATGAAGGVGGMVGPSSSTSNLNTYASIDFFKSEELRSHQGSSSSKDGTEC from the coding sequence GTAAAGCACTATGTGATGGTAATACCGGAGACTATGGAGTTCCCACCCCAGGACCTGCATTTAAGGAGGTCTGGCAAGTTAAGGTTTGGCCCAAAGgcctgggccaggccaaaaacctAGTGGGCATCTACCGCCTCTGCCTGACGGACAAGACCGTCAACTTTGTCAAGCTCAACTCGGACGCTGCCGCTGTTGTGCTGCAGCTGATGAACGTGAGGCGCTGTGGCCATTCAGAGAACTTTTTCTTTGTGGAAGTGGGTAGATCAGCAGTGACTGGCCCCGGAGAGTTCTGGATGCAGGTGGAGGACTCTGTTGTGGCGCAGAACATGCACGAGACCCTCCTTGAAGCCATGAAGGCGCTTAGCGAAGAGTTTCGCCAGCGTAGTAAGTCACAGTCCGCTAcagctgggggagggggtggtgctACTGCGTCTAATCCAATCAGCGTCCCGTCTCGCCGCCACCACCCTAATCCTCCACCCAGCCAGGTGGGGTTCATGAGACGGCCACGCACAGAGCCCCCTGGGGGcaatggaggaggaggtggcagTAGCAACAATGCATCCCCCACACCTCGGCATGGCTTTCCCAGGGCTCGCACTGCCAGCGATGGAGGAAAAGTGGAAGAGGGAGTCAGTGTAGGATCAGGAGGAGTGGCCTCCAGTTCGAGTCCCACCACaaacgggtcctgctccagcACGCCCATCCTCAGGTCTACGTCTGTACGTGCCCCGACCCCAGTTAAAGCTCAGCATGCTTTGATGAGATCTATCTCCACCCCAGCCCCGTCACCTGGCCAGAACACGTCCTCTAGCTCAGGTCAAGGGTCTGAGTATGGGAGCATGGGTACTGGGACGGCTGGAGGCAGTGGTGGGGGAAACGGAGGCACCTACAGTCAAATTCCTCTCTGCCAGCCCTCTGTTTCAGGTTCCCTCAGTGACTGCGGTTCCTCGGATGAATATGGCTCCAGTCCAGGAGAGCACTCGCTGCTGTCTCAGGGGGGATCTGCTGGTAGTTCAGGTGGGCAATCCCTTGGGGACGAGACAACTAATTACATCCTCATGGCCCAGAGAGGACCATCCAAATCACTACCGTCACAGAACTCCTTGCCTCAGACCAGAAGGCTGCTGCGACGCTCCTCTAGCCGTGAGTGCGAAGCCGAACGTAGGCTCGTGAGCAAAAGGGCCTCTTTGCCCCCCATGCCTCTGGAGAGGCTTACCCCTCACCGCAGGGGACGAGATGTGGAGGCTGAGGAAGACGACTACGCCGTCATGTCCCGAAGCACCAGCCGCGAGTCTTTCAGCTCACGTCAGGACTCAGAAACGACCCCTGCTGGAACTGGGTATCTGGATATAGCTGCAGAAGCCAAAGCAGAAACAGGAAGTAGTGTGCCAGGTGGATCTGTTACTGGTAGTGGTAATGGGGCAGTTGACAACGGGTACATGTCTATGTTACCAGGAGTGACTGCTTCTCCAGCATCCCTCTCTCACTCGCTGTCCACGTCCGTGTCAGACTCTGACTCTAAACCAACCGATGATTACATGGCCATGACTCCCAACAACAGCATCTCGGCACCTCAACAAATTCGTTTCCCCACTGCGGGCACAGACGGCTACATGATGATGTCCCCCAACAGCAGCTGTTCTCCAGACCAGCGTGGGGTCCCAGCAGCATGGGTTGCCAACAGCAGTGCAGACAGTAAAGCTGGCAGTGATTATATGAACATGTCACCTATCAGTGTCCGCTCGGCTAGCAGCACGCCACCTCCTCACGAGTCCCTCGCTGCATCCAACCAGCACCCCCAGCAACCTCCTCCTAAAATGGTATACTCATACTACTCTCTCCCCCGCTCTTATAAACACAACACTCCTACCCGTTTTGAAGACGGTCCTGGGAGAGGAAAACTTCTGGGTACTGGTAGTGGAAATGGTGATGGTCAAGGTCATGGCAGCGGTAGGGCCAGCTCTCAGTGTCAAGAACTTAGGGTAGGACAGCAtctgtctctttcttcctcATCATACTCCTCCAGTTCAGCCAGCAGTGAGAGtttgggggagagtgaggataaGCTCGCCCAGGCAACGAGGGCAGTGGCAGGGGCTCATGTGAAGGATGCTGGGTCTATGCAGCCCAGGCGGGGAGGGTCTGGGGTAGGCAGACATGGACTGAACCAGAGGAACCGACCTCTCAGCCTGTTTGTGGATGTCTCGAAGGCCAACACCCTGCCAAGAGTCCGTGAAACCCCGCTCCCACCTGAGCCCAAAAGCCCAGGTGAGTATGTCAGCATTGAGTTCAAGAGTGAGATAAGCAGCAGAGGAGGGGTCAGTACAATGAGAGGACTTAGGCAAGTTGGCTCCATCCCTCCGGCCTCCCACTGCCCGTTGCCCAGGCCGTCTTCCTGTGTTGCTGGGTTCTTACCTCTTTCTTGCAGCCCCTCTACCATCCCCCCACCTTCTGCCTCAGAGTACGTCAACATGGAGCTGGGAGCCTCTCCATCCCCTTCGTCTTCATCCTTGTCCCTCACTCCGCTCGGCTTCCCTTCTTTTCCTACCCCCCCAACTCCACCTGCGGCAGCGCCCAAAACCTGGGGCGAGCTGAGATCAACCCCTCAGAATGAGGAAGAACCTGAAGCAGAAATGGGGCGTGCCGGACTCTCGTCGGTTTGTCAGTCCGGGGACTCCCCCGTTGAGTGTGCAGACTACACAGAAATGGCCTTTGGTCTGTGCTCCGGTGCCACTACCAGCACCACCTCACCTAAAGCCACCTTGACTGACAGGCCTGAAGCCATAAGTCCCACCCTGGGCCTTAATTTAGACTTTCCACCATCCAAAGGCCTCAATCCGGATCACGGTGCAAAGGTCATTCGGGCAGATCCTCAAGGTCGCCGCCGACACTGCTCTGAAACGTTCCTCCCTCCTTCCTCCCTGTCCTCGTGCCCCGtgagctcctcttcctccatgtCTGTATTTAGTGAACACACCCAAGTCATGGCGCGCCGACTTGGGTTAGATGGCACGTTGTGGAGCAGCAGCACCACGCTTGACTCCTCCTCACCTCAGTACGCCAACTCTGGGTTAATTAGCCTACCTACCACCCAGGCTTCATTTATGGAGCAAGGCCTCAATTACATTGACTTAGACTTGGCGACCAAGGAGAGCCTACATCCCTCTGTAGATGTGCAGACTGCTGCCCAAACGCCCGCAACGCGACACCTCTCATCCGTTTTTGCTACTGGAGCCGCTGGAGGTGTTGGAGGGATGGTAGGTCCTAGCAGCAGCACTTCAAACCTCAACACCTACGCTAGCATTGACTTCTTCAAGTCAGAGGAGCTACGTTCTCACCaaggcagcagcagcagcaaagATGGTACAG
- the LOC143488536 gene encoding insulin receptor substrate 1-B isoform X1, producing MENQAAEPSTYEDVRRSGYLRKQKSMHRRYFVLRAASERGPARLEYYESEKKFRGKAPVPKKVLVLETCFNINKRADSKNKHMIVLYTRAESFAVAAESEADQDGWYQAMVDLQCKSKALCDGNTGDYGVPTPGPAFKEVWQVKVWPKGLGQAKNLVGIYRLCLTDKTVNFVKLNSDAAAVVLQLMNVRRCGHSENFFFVEVGRSAVTGPGEFWMQVEDSVVAQNMHETLLEAMKALSEEFRQRSKSQSATAGGGGGATASNPISVPSRRHHPNPPPSQVGFMRRPRTEPPGGNGGGGGSSNNASPTPRHGFPRARTASDGGKVEEGVSVGSGGVASSSSPTTNGSCSSTPILRSTSVRAPTPVKAQHALMRSISTPAPSPGQNTSSSSGQGSEYGSMGTGTAGGSGGGNGGTYSQIPLCQPSVSGSLSDCGSSDEYGSSPGEHSLLSQGGSAGSSGGQSLGDETTNYILMAQRGPSKSLPSQNSLPQTRRLLRRSSSRECEAERRLVSKRASLPPMPLERLTPHRRGRDVEAEEDDYAVMSRSTSRESFSSRQDSETTPAGTGYLDIAAEAKAETGSSVPGGSVTGSGNGAVDNGYMSMLPGVTASPASLSHSLSTSVSDSDSKPTDDYMAMTPNNSISAPQQIRFPTAGTDGYMMMSPNSSCSPDQRGVPAAWVANSSADSKAGSDYMNMSPISVRSASSTPPPHESLAASNQHPQQPPPKMVYSYYSLPRSYKHNTPTRFEDGPGRGKLLGTGSGNGDGQGHGSGRASSQCQELRVGQHLSLSSSSYSSSSASSESLGESEDKLAQATRAVAGAHVKDAGSMQPRRGGSGVGRHGLNQRNRPLSLFVDVSKANTLPRVRETPLPPEPKSPGEYVSIEFKSEISSRGGVSTMRGLRQVGSIPPASHCPLPRPSSCVAGFLPLSCSPSTIPPPSASEYVNMELGASPSPSSSSLSLTPLGFPSFPTPPTPPAAAPKTWGELRSTPQNEEEPEAEMGRAGLSSVCQSGDSPVECADYTEMAFGLCSGATTSTTSPKATLTDRPEAISPTLGLNLDFPPSKGLNPDHGAKVIRADPQGRRRHCSETFLPPSSLSSCPVSSSSSMSVFSEHTQVMARRLGLDGTLWSSSTTLDSSSPQYANSGLISLPTTQASFMEQGLNYIDLDLATKESLHPSVDVQTAAQTPATRHLSSVFATGAAGGVGGMVGPSSSTSNLNTYASIDFFKSEELRSHQGSSSSKDGTEC from the coding sequence GTAAAGCACTATGTGATGGTAATACCGGAGACTATGGAGTTCCCACCCCAGGACCTGCATTTAAGGAGGTCTGGCAAGTTAAGGTTTGGCCCAAAGgcctgggccaggccaaaaacctAGTGGGCATCTACCGCCTCTGCCTGACGGACAAGACCGTCAACTTTGTCAAGCTCAACTCGGACGCTGCCGCTGTTGTGCTGCAGCTGATGAACGTGAGGCGCTGTGGCCATTCAGAGAACTTTTTCTTTGTGGAAGTGGGTAGATCAGCAGTGACTGGCCCCGGAGAGTTCTGGATGCAGGTGGAGGACTCTGTTGTGGCGCAGAACATGCACGAGACCCTCCTTGAAGCCATGAAGGCGCTTAGCGAAGAGTTTCGCCAGCGTAGTAAGTCACAGTCCGCTAcagctgggggagggggtggtgctACTGCGTCTAATCCAATCAGCGTCCCGTCTCGCCGCCACCACCCTAATCCTCCACCCAGCCAGGTGGGGTTCATGAGACGGCCACGCACAGAGCCCCCTGGGGGcaatggaggaggaggtggcagTAGCAACAATGCATCCCCCACACCTCGGCATGGCTTTCCCAGGGCTCGCACTGCCAGCGATGGAGGAAAAGTGGAAGAGGGAGTCAGTGTAGGATCAGGAGGAGTGGCCTCCAGTTCGAGTCCCACCACaaacgggtcctgctccagcACGCCCATCCTCAGGTCTACGTCTGTACGTGCCCCGACCCCAGTTAAAGCTCAGCATGCTTTGATGAGATCTATCTCCACCCCAGCCCCGTCACCTGGCCAGAACACGTCCTCTAGCTCAGGTCAAGGGTCTGAGTATGGGAGCATGGGTACTGGGACGGCTGGAGGCAGTGGTGGGGGAAACGGAGGCACCTACAGTCAAATTCCTCTCTGCCAGCCCTCTGTTTCAGGTTCCCTCAGTGACTGCGGTTCCTCGGATGAATATGGCTCCAGTCCAGGAGAGCACTCGCTGCTGTCTCAGGGGGGATCTGCTGGTAGTTCAGGTGGGCAATCCCTTGGGGACGAGACAACTAATTACATCCTCATGGCCCAGAGAGGACCATCCAAATCACTACCGTCACAGAACTCCTTGCCTCAGACCAGAAGGCTGCTGCGACGCTCCTCTAGCCGTGAGTGCGAAGCCGAACGTAGGCTCGTGAGCAAAAGGGCCTCTTTGCCCCCCATGCCTCTGGAGAGGCTTACCCCTCACCGCAGGGGACGAGATGTGGAGGCTGAGGAAGACGACTACGCCGTCATGTCCCGAAGCACCAGCCGCGAGTCTTTCAGCTCACGTCAGGACTCAGAAACGACCCCTGCTGGAACTGGGTATCTGGATATAGCTGCAGAAGCCAAAGCAGAAACAGGAAGTAGTGTGCCAGGTGGATCTGTTACTGGTAGTGGTAATGGGGCAGTTGACAACGGGTACATGTCTATGTTACCAGGAGTGACTGCTTCTCCAGCATCCCTCTCTCACTCGCTGTCCACGTCCGTGTCAGACTCTGACTCTAAACCAACCGATGATTACATGGCCATGACTCCCAACAACAGCATCTCGGCACCTCAACAAATTCGTTTCCCCACTGCGGGCACAGACGGCTACATGATGATGTCCCCCAACAGCAGCTGTTCTCCAGACCAGCGTGGGGTCCCAGCAGCATGGGTTGCCAACAGCAGTGCAGACAGTAAAGCTGGCAGTGATTATATGAACATGTCACCTATCAGTGTCCGCTCGGCTAGCAGCACGCCACCTCCTCACGAGTCCCTCGCTGCATCCAACCAGCACCCCCAGCAACCTCCTCCTAAAATGGTATACTCATACTACTCTCTCCCCCGCTCTTATAAACACAACACTCCTACCCGTTTTGAAGACGGTCCTGGGAGAGGAAAACTTCTGGGTACTGGTAGTGGAAATGGTGATGGTCAAGGTCATGGCAGCGGTAGGGCCAGCTCTCAGTGTCAAGAACTTAGGGTAGGACAGCAtctgtctctttcttcctcATCATACTCCTCCAGTTCAGCCAGCAGTGAGAGtttgggggagagtgaggataaGCTCGCCCAGGCAACGAGGGCAGTGGCAGGGGCTCATGTGAAGGATGCTGGGTCTATGCAGCCCAGGCGGGGAGGGTCTGGGGTAGGCAGACATGGACTGAACCAGAGGAACCGACCTCTCAGCCTGTTTGTGGATGTCTCGAAGGCCAACACCCTGCCAAGAGTCCGTGAAACCCCGCTCCCACCTGAGCCCAAAAGCCCAGGTGAGTATGTCAGCATTGAGTTCAAGAGTGAGATAAGCAGCAGAGGAGGGGTCAGTACAATGAGAGGACTTAGGCAAGTTGGCTCCATCCCTCCGGCCTCCCACTGCCCGTTGCCCAGGCCGTCTTCCTGTGTTGCTGGGTTCTTACCTCTTTCTTGCAGCCCCTCTACCATCCCCCCACCTTCTGCCTCAGAGTACGTCAACATGGAGCTGGGAGCCTCTCCATCCCCTTCGTCTTCATCCTTGTCCCTCACTCCGCTCGGCTTCCCTTCTTTTCCTACCCCCCCAACTCCACCTGCGGCAGCGCCCAAAACCTGGGGCGAGCTGAGATCAACCCCTCAGAATGAGGAAGAACCTGAAGCAGAAATGGGGCGTGCCGGACTCTCGTCGGTTTGTCAGTCCGGGGACTCCCCCGTTGAGTGTGCAGACTACACAGAAATGGCCTTTGGTCTGTGCTCCGGTGCCACTACCAGCACCACCTCACCTAAAGCCACCTTGACTGACAGGCCTGAAGCCATAAGTCCCACCCTGGGCCTTAATTTAGACTTTCCACCATCCAAAGGCCTCAATCCGGATCACGGTGCAAAGGTCATTCGGGCAGATCCTCAAGGTCGCCGCCGACACTGCTCTGAAACGTTCCTCCCTCCTTCCTCCCTGTCCTCGTGCCCCGtgagctcctcttcctccatgtCTGTATTTAGTGAACACACCCAAGTCATGGCGCGCCGACTTGGGTTAGATGGCACGTTGTGGAGCAGCAGCACCACGCTTGACTCCTCCTCACCTCAGTACGCCAACTCTGGGTTAATTAGCCTACCTACCACCCAGGCTTCATTTATGGAGCAAGGCCTCAATTACATTGACTTAGACTTGGCGACCAAGGAGAGCCTACATCCCTCTGTAGATGTGCAGACTGCTGCCCAAACGCCCGCAACGCGACACCTCTCATCCGTTTTTGCTACTGGAGCCGCTGGAGGTGTTGGAGGGATGGTAGGTCCTAGCAGCAGCACTTCAAACCTCAACACCTACGCTAGCATTGACTTCTTCAAGTCAGAGGAGCTACGTTCTCACCaaggcagcagcagcagcaaagATGGTACAG